The Loxodonta africana isolate mLoxAfr1 chromosome 18, mLoxAfr1.hap2, whole genome shotgun sequence genome includes the window cgtggacctcaccagatggaacacacagaaatcaaattgactacatctgtggaaagagacgatggaaaagctcaatatcagtcagaacaaggccaggggccaactgtagaacagatcattaattgctcatacgcaagttcaagctgaaactgaagaaaatcagagcaattccatgagagccaaagcatggCCTATATATGGAGCACCATTATTGTCTACTATTTGTGAAACACTGCATAGTTTCAGTCCTCATAAATCTTATGATCTAAGTGGGGGAGAGGATATAAGGAAAACATAAAATGAATACAAATGTAAGGCTAAACTGAACATAGGAATTAAAAGCAGCACAGGATTTTACAGGAATGTCAAAAAAGGAAACAGTCACATGCTGCTTGCAAAGGCAGAGAAAACTGTCTGGGCAATGGCCAATGACTGTCTCCCCAGATGTCTTGGCAAAATGACCCCATGCTGGTCCCCAGCCTCCCAGGCTTAGAAATCAGACTCTGTCACCACCAAAAGAGAACCACCTCCTTCCTTTTGGGGGCAGTCTCACCTTATCAATATGCAGGACTGACCAAAAATCAGAATGCCGAATTACGACTTGACAGTGAGAAAGACATCTGTTCCACAGACAGAACTTCTGTGCCTACAGGACGAGGGAGCTGTGTCTCTGAGGAGACAGGCTTGTGTGCGCACTAAAGCACAATCAGAAGGCTACTTGgtgagaacagaatagaacataAGGAATCAGCTGAATCCAGGGTTTCGTGGAAAGATCTGAGGGAACCTCATCCATCCATCTCCCCCTCAGGCACAGCCCTGCTGGTGGCCCTGACACTTCACTTCTGCTGCCCTGGGCTCCATCCCTACTTTTGTGCAATGTTAGGACGGGTACTGCCCACCTTGACCTGTTCCTCGCCTTTTCTACAAGGAACTGACCAACCCTCCTGATGACAGACGTATTTTTCTTCAGATAGATCAGGAGGCCATCTGGTCTTTACAGATCTCTGCTCTGCTCCATTGTGCGTTGATCTTAAACCTTCCCTCTTGGGTGGctatcttttaaaaattgtttaccACAGTTTTAAGTTCTCTGGAGAGGGCAATTGTCTCTCTTTGGCCCCCAAGGAATGGCAACACGTATCACAAATGAACCAGGGCCAGGAGGACTGAAGAGTTCAGGAAAGGCTTTGTGAAGAAAGACTTGGTTGGCTTTTGACAGATTCATAGGACTTCAACAGGCAGAGTGAATATTAAGGGAATTTTCAGGGGTAAAGGCACATACAAAAGTAGGAATGAGCACGGTGCGACTGGGGTAGAGTGAGGAGCTGGAACGTAAGGCTGCTCCAACAGTAGAAAAGGTGAATAGGGAAATTAGGGTGAATTGGCAGGGTATGGTTAAGTTGTCACCTTGTTAAATATGTTATCAGCTGTCTGTCaggaaattaataaaccattatATAATTGAACAAAGAGCAAGCAGAACCAAACTGCTTACTACAATATTTTAACTGAGCCGATTTAGACAATgcctatacggtctctatgattcggaatctactcaatggcgagggtttttttttttttttttttttttagtatacacaCTAGAGAAAAAAGATGCTGAGTAAATCTAAGGAATCTACAAGGTATCATTTTTATCTTTTCGTTGTGTCCTTTCTCCCCAGGTTGATTGACTACTCCCTAAGAGTGGACATTTTATCTTATCATTTCAACCAACAGGGAAAGAAAGCAGGGATACAATGAAAGTGACCGGTGTCTACATCAAATCACTGCCACAGTTTTGGGTTGAAGAAATTTTGCAATCATGTCAACCCTGGCCTTCTTAAATTTAACTTCTCAAAATAGTCTAACAGCTTGCAATCTTGCTTTCAACTCCACCAAGATCTCCTGGGAGTAGGGTTCCTTTCAAAATCCCTGGAATACACTTTGTAATAAAAGAACCAAGCATACTCCAGTCCTAGTGACTGAAGAGGAATATCAAGTAGTAGCAGGTGGGAAAGCGGCTTTAATTTTCAGTTTGTGTCTTTTGAATTgagtataaaaacaaaatatattctgAAAACTTGAATTAATTGTCCTTACCTCAATGAGGCAGAAAAGTATAATCAAAATCATCACTACCACAGTTAGGGATATTGCCAAGATGAGTTTGTGGTTATAGCCATATCCTGGAACTTCTTTTGTGAgctaaaaaataggaaaaaaaaaaaaactctgtttttTTGTAGAGCAAAGTGATGAAAAGGATAAGAGCTAACTAATTAGTTTCAAAACCCAATTCTTCCAGGTGAATCTAGCTCATACGTTCATaaactcaaaccaaaaaccaaacccactgccgtcgagtcggttccgactcatagcgacccttcaggacagagtagaactgccccatagagtttccaaggagtgcctggcggattcaaactgctgacctcttggttagcagcctatatAGGTTCATAAAGAACATACCAAATCTAATAATCTTACTATTAGGCACTCTTCTTGTACAAATTGTGTGTTAAGTCTTCTCCTCTACGCTAGGAATAGTGGCAACATTCTCTAAATGAACAAAGTGGGAGATGATTTTCTTGGCCAAAGTTCCTTGGCCACAATGAGCTATGGAGTAGGAGCTTTGGCACTCTAAAGGCATGTCCTGAACTCTGATGGAAAAGCCTGAGCCTCATGTTTCTGCAGTTGTCCTCACCTCACTTGACTCTTGctctttttgctcactctggacttCTGTGCTCTCGTTGATATAGTTGTCAGTTTTCCATTGGTCTGTATCCCAGTCAGCCTTGGACACCTTAAATTCTTGCTGCTCACTGAGAAGCTTCATTAGGAGGCCTGTTCTGGAGATGAGCTTGGCACAGGCCATTTGTACCTGGGGCTCTGAGCAGTCCAGTTTCAGTGTCCGCATAACATGAGCAATGAGCCTTCTCACATCATTGTTGGGGATGAGGGACCTTAGCTGCTGGTTTAGCTGAGTTTCAAATTGATCCCCCGGGGATGAGAGCAATGGGAGAGAGGAGCCATGGGGCTTGGAGGGTAAGTCAGGGCCCATGTTGTGGTATTCCCATTGTGTTTCAATTGTTTGTTTAACAGGTGCCATTACGTTGTCTGCAGTCACAGTGGAATCTGCAGTGGAAGGATCCTTATGGGCAATGATTTCAGGGGTAGTCTCATCTAGCATAGTAGCATTGTGTACAGTAGTGGTTTTTGCAGACAGCTCTGGAAAAAGAAACAATTCTTGAAAAGGGTTTTCTGGAGAACTCAGTTCTCCTGAAGATGAAAACGCTTCTCGTGGAGGGGAATTTATCAGGCTCCTCACTGCAGAGGAAGGAGGTCTATTTTTAAGCATCAGTCTATGGACCTTTCTGAACCTTCGACTCGTTTTGGCCTTTGGTCTTCTGTGAACCACACCAGAGCGAGATTTATGATAGATGTAATTTTTTCTGGAATGTGATACTGATTTAGGAGCCTCCATATTTTTGACTCTCGCACTTGCATCTTCTAAAACAAAAATGGTGTAGGACAAGTCTTTTGACAGAATTCTAGCCTCAGGTGGGGCTTTTGAAGGAGGAGAGGTAGAAGGCCTGCCCATGGAGTATTGTTTCAGGAAAGAAGAGACTGCTGCCTTATGTTCCTTGATGGATAATGGCTCTGTGTCCAAGGAGACTCCCCCTAACTTTCTTTCCCTCCGCACCTTGAGAAGTCGGTCCACCTTCTTTGAGAGAGGCCTCAGAGGCCCTCTTGCTTTGGGCATGTTCTCCATAAATGGTTTGGCTCCTTGTTTCCTCCTAATGCTCGGATCTTCCATTTCTTTGAAGTGCCTTTTCTTTATGCCCCTTGGCCTCTTGAGGACTCCGTTTGCCCTTTGCAGCCTTTCCCGACACCTGTTCTCTGGGTCTTTGCCAGGTGGTTTTCCTGGGGTTGAGCAGTTTCCAATTTCTTTTGAAAGGTTTGGCGTTTAAATTTGGCGTCTAAAAAGTTGGGATACATAAGCACAgcagttttctctttctttttaaccacgtcaattttttcttgaatttctgaA containing:
- the LOC100670567 gene encoding leucine-rich repeat-containing protein 37A-like, with amino-acid sequence MRILSENSLTELRKDSFEGLLSLQYLDLSCNKIQSIERRTFEPLPFLRFINLGCNLITELGFGTFQAWHGMQFLHTLVLNRNPLTTVEDSYLFKLPALKYLDMGTTQVSLTTVENILIMTLQLEKLILPSHMACCLCQFKSTIEVVCKTLKLHCDSECLINTTRCSEEASLGAAEGTFMKALQARKKNTSTELTIEPEEASSDKNVNLSTVLNEPLDFHDESDVISALNYVLHYFSEGNLEDIELTLLPFIKLLFSNVQDREKVLKIGNCSTPGKPPGKDPENRCRERLQRANGVLKRPRGIKKRHFKEMEDPSIRRKQGAKPFMENMPKARGPLRPLSKKVDRLLKVRRERKLGGVSLDTEPLSIKEHKAAVSSFLKQYSMGRPSTSPPSKAPPEARILSKDLSYTIFVLEDASARVKNMEAPKSVSHSRKNYIYHKSRSGVVHRRPKAKTSRRFRKVHRLMLKNRPPSSAVRSLINSPPREAFSSSGELSSPENPFQELFLFPELSAKTTTVHNATMLDETTPEIIAHKDPSTADSTVTADNVMAPVKQTIETQWEYHNMGPDLPSKPHGSSLPLLSSPGDQFETQLNQQLRSLIPNNDVRRLIAHVMRTLKLDCSEPQVQMACAKLISRTGLLMKLLSEQQEFKVSKADWDTDQWKTDNYINESTEVQSEQKEQESSELTKEVPGYGYNHKLILAISLTVVVMILIILFCLIEIYAHRATSEEDKEGSSRGFFRSLLHRRCTSESESQGGFFWRRKPFWLRDMYRPLNASQERNRAQELHDKDSSDENEIFNKDAR